One genomic window of Solanum dulcamara chromosome 12, daSolDulc1.2, whole genome shotgun sequence includes the following:
- the LOC129876378 gene encoding auxin transporter-like protein 2 yields the protein MSLSSDDKVVETVIVGNYVEMETQGKPTDVKSKISNFFWHGGSTYDAWFSCASNQVAQVLLTLPYSFSQLGMISGISFQLFYGLLGSWTAYLISVLYIEYRTRKEREKVDFHNHVIQWFEVLDGLLGKHWRNVGLAFNCTFLLFGSVIQLIACASNIYYINDNLDKRTWTYIFGACCATTVFIPSFYNYRIWSFLGLLMTTFTAWYLTVASLLHGQVEGVKHSGPTKLVLYFTGATNILYTFGGHAVTVEVMHAMWKPQKFKAIYLWATVYVLTLTLPSAAAVYWAFGDLLLDHSNAFSLLPRTPLRDMAVILMLIHQFITFGFACTPLYFVWEKAIGMHDCKSLCKRAAARLPVVIPIWFLAIIFPFFGPINSTVGSLLVSFTVYIIPALAHMFTFKSAAARENAVEEPPRFVGRWAGTFTINIFVVVWVFIIGFGFGGWASMLNFIHQIDTFGLFAKCYQCPSPKQFPIPPPPYATAVPHPAPPN from the exons ATGTCATTATCTTCTGATGACAAAGTAGTAGAGACGGTAATTGTTGGGAATTATGTAGAAATGGAGACTCAAGGTAAGCCTACAGACGTTAagtccaaaatctccaatttttTCTGGCATGGTGGCTCTACTTATGATGCTTGGTTTAGCTGTGCCTCTAATCAG GTTGCTCAAGTTCTACTGACACTGCCATACTCATTTTCTCAATTGGGAATGATTTCTGGGATTTCATTTCAGCTTTTCTATGGTTTATTGGGTAGTTGGACTGCTTATCTTATTAGCGTCCTCTATATTGAGTACAGaaccagaaaagaaagagaaaaagttgATTTCCACAATCACGTTATTCAG TGGTTCGAAGTTCTTGATGGGTTGCTTGGGAAGCATTGGAGGAATGTGGGTTTGGCATTTAATTGCACTTTTCTACTCTTTGGATCCGTCATTCAACTCATTGCTTGTGCAAG TaatatatattacataaatgataATTTGGACAAGAGGACTTGGACTTATATCTTTGGTGCTTGTTGTGCCACCACTGTCTTCATTCCTTCTTTCTACAATTATCGAATTTGGTCTTTTCTTGGCTTGTTGATGACCACTTTCACTGCTTGGTACCTTACTGTTGCATCACTACTCCATGGCCAG GTGGAGGGAGTGAAGCATTCGGGACCAACCAAATTGGTTTTATATTTCACAGGAGCCACAAACATTCTCTATACATTTGGGGGACATGCTGTTACTGT AGAGGTAATGCACGCAATGTGGAAACCACAAAAATTCAAGGCAATTTATTTATGGGCAACGGTGTATGTGTTGACACTAACGCTTCCATCAGCAGCAGCAGTGTATTGGGCATTCGGCGATTTGCTACTTGATCACTCCAATGCCTTCTCTCTTCTCCCTAGAACACCCTTACGTGACATGGCcgtcatcctcatgctcattCATCAG TTTATAACATTTGGATTTGCTTGTACTCCCTTATATTTCGTGTGGGAGAAAGCCATAGGGATGCATGACTGTAAGAGCTTGTGCAAGAGGGCAGCAGCAAGGTTGCCTGTGGTCATTCCTATATGGTTTCTTGCAATTATTTTCCCTTTCTTTGGGCCAATTAATTCAACAGTTGGCTCACTTCTAGTTAGCTTCACTGTTTACATTATCCCTGCTCTTGCTCACATGTTCACCTTCAAATCTGCTGCTGCTAGAGAG AATGCTGTAGAAGAACCCCCAAGATTTGTTGGAAGATGGGCAGGGACATTCACAATCAACATATTCGTAGTTGTTTGGGTATTCATTATTGGGTTTGGATTTGGTGGTTGGGCTAGCATGCTCAATTTCATTCATCAAATTGATACATTTGGCCTATTTGCAAAGTGTTACCAATGTCCATCTCCTAAACAATTTCCCATCCCACCTCCGCCCTATGCCACCGCCGTTCCACACCCTGCTCCACCCAACTAG